Proteins encoded together in one Rhizobium bangladeshense window:
- a CDS encoding peptidylprolyl isomerase: protein MLSTNKFATLAFATFVAFQAPAHAEDAVIAKVGNLEIHQSELDLAVANLDPQLAQLPDDQKKVAALSAAIDVKLLAAGATTEKLDQTDEFKRRMQYLSDRELHNAYFKKHVVDTVTPEEIKARYDKEVAALPKQEEVHARHILVKTEDEAKDIIKQLDAGKDFAELAKEKSTDPNKSEGGDLGYFSRGRMVKEFEDAAFALEKGTYSKTPVKTDFGYHVIKVEDKRDAPPPPFDQVQDQVRQLVMRDKYLALLNQAKSSAKIEISDEALRKGYDEANKQPEPGAEPAQPAPKQ from the coding sequence ATGTTGAGCACCAATAAATTCGCCACGCTGGCGTTTGCAACTTTCGTTGCATTCCAGGCTCCGGCCCATGCAGAGGACGCCGTCATCGCCAAGGTCGGCAATCTTGAGATCCACCAGTCTGAACTCGATCTCGCCGTCGCCAACCTCGATCCGCAGCTGGCACAGCTTCCCGACGACCAGAAGAAGGTCGCAGCCCTGTCCGCCGCCATCGATGTGAAGCTGCTTGCGGCCGGCGCTACGACGGAGAAGCTCGATCAGACCGACGAATTCAAGAGGCGCATGCAGTATCTCTCCGATCGCGAGCTGCACAATGCCTATTTCAAGAAGCACGTCGTCGACACCGTGACCCCTGAAGAAATCAAGGCTCGCTACGACAAGGAGGTCGCAGCCCTGCCGAAGCAGGAGGAAGTCCACGCCCGCCACATCCTGGTCAAGACCGAGGACGAAGCCAAGGACATCATCAAGCAGCTCGACGCCGGCAAGGATTTCGCCGAACTTGCCAAGGAGAAATCCACCGACCCGAACAAGTCGGAAGGCGGCGATCTCGGCTATTTCTCGCGCGGCCGCATGGTCAAGGAATTCGAGGACGCGGCCTTCGCGCTCGAGAAGGGCACCTATTCCAAGACGCCCGTCAAAACCGATTTCGGCTATCATGTCATCAAGGTCGAGGACAAGCGCGACGCTCCGCCGCCGCCTTTCGACCAGGTGCAGGACCAGGTTCGTCAGCTCGTCATGCGCGACAAGTATCTTGCCCTCCTCAACCAGGCCAAGTCGTCTGCCAAGATCGAGATCTCGGACGAGGCGCTACGCAAGGGTTACGACGAGGCCAACAAGCAGCCGGAGCCCGGCGCCGAACCCGCCCAGCCGGCGCCGAAGCAGTAA